The Sorghum bicolor cultivar BTx623 chromosome 6, Sorghum_bicolor_NCBIv3, whole genome shotgun sequence genome contains the following window.
TGGCAATCCCCTAAGTTCTGCCACAATCAGCTTAAGGAGTTGGTGATAACTGGTTTTGAAGGAACAGAAAGACAGATTTACTTTGTTAGCTTTGTCATGAAAGTAGCAACAAAGTTGCAGTCTGTTTCTTTGTTAAAAAATGGGCTTGTTCAGGGCAGAGGCCATTGGGACTGGGACATGGTGAAGCAGCAACACCAATGGGGCAATGAAGAAAGAATCAACATACTTAACCAGATTGCTAAAGATGTTCCTTGCTCAACAACTCCTGTTCAAGTGGTTCTGGAGTAACCTCCAACAAGTGTCAGTTAAAAATGCACAAGTTATGTGTATGCATAATGGTGCTCCCAATTTGACAGATGTAATGTTTGCATACTTGTAATTCAACAATACATTATGCCTATTAGTATTCAGTTTCCAGTTTATTTCTGTGCTATGAAGCGCATCATCGAGAAAAGTCTCTAGAATGGAATAATCCAGATAGAATATTGCATCTtttaaattttagatttttcatttataatTTAGCGGCAAGCTTTAATACAATTCTTTAATATAATTATCCATTACCTTATATACAAAATAATATTACCGTGGCGTGCACGTTTGGGAACAGAGACATGCCCGACATATAATAGTATTTGACGTGAAACAGTCTCGTTTCTATCCGAGCTACAACAACGTCGGGAGGTATATATAGGTATCATCATCAACATATCGCGAATTGCATGATTCGATTCGCATTGCATCTCTTTTTTTAGCGATCACACGGCCGGGGCTACTCCAGGATGGGGGTGCGAAGCAGGTCGAAATCCAAACGTCGACGAAGGGCGACTACATCCGccggtgccggcggcgtcgtcgGCGGAGACCTCATCAGCAGCCTCACCGACGACCTGCTGGTGCGCATCCTGGACCTGCTCCCCGAAACGAGGGACGCCGTGCGCACCCACGCGCTCTCGCGGCGGTGGCGTGGCCTGTGGACGGGTGTCTCCGCCCTCCGCTTCGACTCCGGCAgttggccggcggcggcggttcgCAGGGACGAAACCAGTGCTGCCGAACAGTACCTTGCCTTCGTGGACGACGCTCTCACGCTTCGTGCTaaagcgacgacgacgacgaggtgtTACGCCATCGAGGACCTAAAGATCTCGCTCGACATATCTGACGCCGCTGACCACAAAACAGAAGAGCTCCTCCTGCCACGGTCCTTGAGGGCCGCACAAGGATGGATCCGTTATGCTGTGCAGCACGAGGTGAAATCTCTAGCCCTGAACCTGTATCTTCCATGGCGCTACGTAGACCACCGCCTACCCAAAGAAGAAGACGATGACGAGAAGGTGGATTTTGAGATGGCCCTGCTTGATGATGACCTAGCTAGCTCTGCAACAAAGCTGGAGACCATGAATTTGTCGTTGGGTGGCGTAAAGCTTCGTCTGCCATCTTCTTCTTCCACTGTGGTATTCTCCTCCCTCACAGATGTTTCACTTGAAGATATAACTGTCAAAGGCCACCTCCTTTCCCGACTCGTTTCACCACCATGCTGCCCACGCCTGCGCAAGCTTCATCTCACTGATCTTCGGTTCTCTACGATGGAGGGGTTGCTGCTTGAAGGCGACGCACTTTTAGAGCTATCGATAGACAGTATAGAGAATATGCAATCCTTAGAACTTAGGACTCCTAGCCTTCGGGTTCTCCATGTTCAGCTCTGCTCGGATCTTGAGGGGTTCACGGTCTCGGCTCCAAGGGTACGGTAGAGGATCTCATGTTCAAGGAAGCAGAACAATCTTTGCGTATTGTTGACATCCACGATCACTTGTCAAGCGTGGGAACCCTTAGGATTCAGCTGCACTCACATGGAGACTATGACGGCGACGACAAAAACGATACTAGCGTTCACCTCTTGCAATGTTGTAGGTTAACCAAAAATCTTAAAGTGTATCTTGAAGTTTTAGAGGTATGTCGTATGTATTCATGGCTagtgttttctttttttctttttttttttgctaattCATGCATTTGATCAAACTATAAAAATTGATCATGCATCTACATTGTAAAAAAGAAACTATTTTTCGTTGACAATTTTTATTTTCCATTTTCTCTGCACATTTTTGTTTTGACCCTTTTTTTTGTAATTTGATCAGACAAAGTATCGAAGAGGTGACATAATCAAAGGCCAGATTCCGTCGCTTACTCATGTGACATCCTTATCAATTCATGTTACACTATGGGAACCACATTCCTTTGGAGCTAGTGTAGCAAGTTTCCTTGCACAATGCAGCAATATTAGATACCTCAGCCTAAAGTTATGCTACTTAATTAAGGTGACACTACTTATATATTCCTCCATCAGCCCATATTAGTTAGATTATTTTCTTGCCATGTTCTTTTTATACAGAATAAATAATGCATATATCCTTCCATGGTCTTTACTGCAGAAGGACACCTCAGAACAGGATCTCTTATGTGATAACTCGTGCCAATGGAAATCCCATGAGTTTTCCTTAGCTCATCTCCGGGAAGTAGAGTTCAAGAAGTTAGTAGGAACTGATTGTGAATTCTGGTTCATTCAATCCATATTGGCAAGGGAAACAGGAATTCAAAAGGTAACTATTAGCTTTGACCCACGCTACTGGCTAAAAGACAACAAAGATGCTTTTAAACTTGTTACGCCCCTACTAGAGGGTGGGTTGTGGACTACGtgcaatgatactaatttattGTACAAGTGGAAGAGATGTTGTCTATGAGTCAAGACCAGATAGTAGACAGATTATTATACCGCACTTGTTGCATAAGTGTTTGCATCTTATTATTGAAATTTGAATGTCCTTGGAAaagttatatattttttcttggATTATAGAGTGGGTTGCATAAATCACGAGGAGATTGCAGTTGTCTCTTGTGGAAATTGTATTAATCTCAATATTTCTCTTGGCATCGAGACTATACGTAGCAATTCTTTTCTTAAACTTTAGCTAAGTCTCTATATATGTCTGGTCTTCTTAAACCGAGGTTATAGCATTATTATGGCTCTGTTTACTTTGCTGAAAACTCATGATTGAAAGTACTATTCACTGATTTGTCGTGAGAGAAAACATTGTTCGTTCGCTGGAATAGTATGTCTTTCCTGAACTATTTTTTTCTGAAAGGACAAATTTTCTTCCTTCTTTTGAGAGGAGCAATGTTCTCTAGCTGAGGTAAAGAGAGCaaaaagaatttttaaatatataacACCTGGATAAATATTTGTTTCATTTTCGCTCGTATACTCTTGGACGGCTTGCCCTAAACCCTAAATTTGATGCGTAAACCTAATTTGGACTCATCATAGCTGATTGAGAAGATAGATATGCAGGCGCAAATTGGATGCGTAAACCTAATTTTGGACTCATCATAGCTATGGTACGGCGCAAATTGACGAGCTTGCCTCCCGTAGTACGAGGAAACGAAGCCGTCGTGTTATTTGTTTTGGACGGTGATCCATACATGGACTGGACGTCAAACACTCAATGTGATACGATTATCATCAGTGAGGTCAACCGTCAACGGGAGGTTCAAATTAATACGTAGGAGTACGTAATTAACATCGTTGGGTCCCGTCAGAGATGAATCAAACGGAGAGTAGCGCTATCAGTTGAGTTGAGGGTGTGATCAGATCACTCCGGAAAATGCTCCAAAAGCCTCGAACCAACCAGCATGTATAGTAATTAATACAATAGTAACAGTCTAACAGAGAAGATTATTTATCGTTTGAACAATGCAAGCCACGCGTCCAAACACGTAATCAACTGGAGCGGAAGGTTTCATGGATCGGACGGACGGTTCATTATGTGCAGGGCTCGTCGGGGCCGTCGGGGCCGTGGACGACGCAGCCCTGGCCGTCCGATGGCCCGCACACGCAGTTGCACCCGGGGAACTGCTGCCCCTGATAGTTGTCGCACGTCCACGCACAAGAGACCGCATTCGTCCTCGCCCACCGCCGCCCCCAGTATCAGAAATCCTAATCATTTAAATATACTAGAAAATATACACGTGCGACACGCACGTGTTTGTATGGTTGGACATTCTTTGATTTTATTTTCATTCCACATTATAGTTGTGTGTtcaaattttattattttctttaaTTGCTAATACATACGCCTGCATGTATTCGTATTGATGTGCCTTCGTATTATTCTACTTTTCTCAATTAGGctatgtttagttccaaaaattttctttTCGACCCATCATATATCGAATCTTTGACGCATGCATGAAatcttaaatatagataaaaaaataactaattacacagtttatatgtaatttgcaagacgaatcttttgagtctaattagtccataattagacactaattacaAAGACTAAACAAAACCTTAGTTTATTTATTATAGTGGCATGCATGCATCTATATTTTTTTCCAATTTATTTATTAGTTGCATGTATGCATCTTTatgtgtatttttttttctagacaATCCGTGGGAGGCGGTGGTGTATCTCTATTTTCCTTTTTCCAATTAATCTATTTATTATACTCGTGCAAGGTGTGTTATAAATTCTTTTTTCCAATAAAAATATATCTTGATTGATGAAGAGTCTTACATGGTAAGAGATTGTTGCCTTGCCCATGCTCTAGCGGGCTTGCCTAGCAGCGTGTGCCTCACCGTCATTTTGCGTGTCTGCTCGAACGTCTCTAGATCCTCCATGACCCAGGCTTTGGTATTTTCAAAGCCAAAGACGTGTATGCATATATCTGCAGAGCTTTTCACATCTTTCTAACTATTTATTTGTTTGTCATCCGATTTGACTTATGCTTTGTACGGTTTGATAGAAATGACAGACACAACTGCAATGGCTCATGCGTAGTAGTGATTGGAGTCTTAGCCGTATAATGCATGTACGATCTTAAGCATACACGGCAAAAAGAAAACATACTCTTAATTCttttttgaaataaaaagaGTCGGCTAATGAATTGGACTAAAAAATCGAAAAAGCAGGGTTGTGGTCGGACTGGTGATGATGATGTGATTTCGGCAAATCTTTTCGAGCGCCTGCGGGCATCAAGAAAATCGAGCACGTACGGCTGATATTACCCGACAGGCCTCTTGGCCAGTTGGCGCTTGGTCGTCATAGACCAGACTTTTTATACATGCATATAGAAGATAGTATACTATACTGTATAGCATACTATACGTAATAGATACCAATCCGACGTGACTCGTGAGTAGTTTTGCTAGTATGGAATTAAGTGATACACCATCACAGGATTTTCCTTTTTTGTGAGTTCACGAGAGTGGAGTCACGATCGGTTAAATTAAATTAGATACACGCACTGGAAATTCAGAATTCAGAAGTACGCAGACATGTACGTATCAAAAGCTATGCATGCGGGTCTGGCTTGGACTCTGATACGCAAATATGGAGCAGTTCCAAGGAAGCAAAATTATACGGGGACAAAAAACTAAGTTATTTATAATTCTATTATTTTCCGTTTTCGGAGTCTAGGAGGAATCTTGATTTAGGAGTCTTACATCTTACATCATGTAAGATCACGGATGACGGAGGGCCCATATAGCGCGATgtttagattgaacggttattagaGAGAGAGCTTTCTAAAAAAACTCGCTCTTTTATAGTGTGATAAGTTACAGAAAGAAGGAAACCTGATCATTTGAAATAAATGATACTAGCCTTCAGTCATTAATGAAACCAACGAAAAAGAAGCTAAGCCATACTGTATGTGGAAGAATCGTACCGGAGAAGAGGGCGACAACGACTGAGGGACATGTTTGCAGACTTGCAGTTGCAGCTACGTGCACTACGACCGTTATGTGGATGTGTCAGTCTGCACTAGTACGATGAAGCACTGCACGTCTCTCTCATCTCCAAGACGTTATTAGGCTTATATATATGAGAGGGCTTAACCTCCTTCACAACAAGATTATTCCCAGCTAGCAAACAGGGGTATATTTAGCTTTTGTTACAGTTGGTCGTCGACGGCTCCTATTAGGAGTATATTTAGATTTGTTACTAAATCCTAGCATACCAGAGGAGCCTCCTAAGCAGGCTTAGCTTCCGTTCCGTTCCGTCCGAGGAACGCTGATGCAATGCAAGCGCTGAGGTCGGCAGATCGCTCATCGCGCCAATCTCATACGGGAAAACCCAGGAGAGCAAAACGCCTGGCCAGGTGTAGCAACCTCGAATGCCAGCAGAGGAGGATGTGCTCTGTTCTGGACAAAGCCAGCAACAACAAGACCGAGTGATCAAGAGGAATTTCTAGACAGCACCAAAATTTTCAGGACAGCAATGGTTCAGTCATAAATTCTGAAGCACAGCTTACATGGAACTCACATACAGCCATACAGGTTCCAGTCAGAAATCACAAGGGGCAATGGTATAATCACGAGATTTAGCTCAA
Protein-coding sequences here:
- the LOC110429518 gene encoding putative FBD-associated F-box protein At5g56400 — its product is MGVRSRSKSKRRRRATTSAGAGGVVGGDLISSLTDDLLVRILDLLPETRDAVRTHALSRRWRGLWTGVSALRFDSGSWPAAAVRRDETSAAEQYLAFVDDALTLRAKATTTTRCYAIEDLKISLDISDAADHKTEELLLPRSLRAAQGWIRYAVQHEVKSLALNLYLPWRYVDHRLPKEEDDDEKVDFEMALLDDDLASSATKLETMNLSLGGVKLRLPSSSSTVVFSSLTDVSLEDITVKGHLLSRLVSPPCCPRLRKLHLTDLRFSTMEGLLLEGDALLELSIDSIENMQSLELRTPSLRVLHVQLCSDLEGFTVSAPRVR